The nucleotide sequence CAGTTTGAAccgttcttcttctggcatcaacaaattcttgCAAAAACACTCTaccaaagatcttgtcaGTTTCATCCTTGAAAATCGTTGAAAAGATGACAGTGACTCTATCGAAAGACGGTTTGATGTAAATACTTTCATCCAACCCTCTGTAGTTGATAGTCAAAATTGATtcattttccaattcttgttTAACCTCCTCAGAATAAACATTGGAATTGGCATATGTTTCGGCCAACTCATCGTATCTGCTAAACGCTTTTTCAAAAGGGGCTGCAATAGAGTTTCTCTTTAAGTTTGCAAGTTCGGAGACTAATTCCTCTTTGAACTCGACATCTTCTTTCTGTGCTACactcaagtccaacacAAATGAAAAGTCGTAACCAGCTTCAGTTTCAATCTTTTGTaacaccttgttgaacttggcatATTTTGCTTCTAAGTATTCCTCAACGCCATAGTTGACTAAATCCAGCCAACATTTAACGTAAATTGAAACAACTACCAAGTGTTTAGCTGTCGAGTTGGAGACTTGATAGGTTGTGAAGTCGAAGTCAGTGAAGGTTCTTTGGATACCTTTTAAGCTTTCTATTTCTGTGCTAAGGCACTCTCTGATTGttttttccaacaacaaattaCTCAGTTCAATCTGTAACATTTTCAGAATCTGTGTTTCGTTGACACTTTATTGATCAGGGATTTAACAATTCAAGTGCGAGTGCGAGTGGGATTTTCATTTGCAGGTCGCAGCAGGATGCAAAACGAGAGCAATAACATACATTTTTATCTATCAACGATTAACGAAGCTACGGTTGTTGGTAAAAAGACCACCTCTATGAAGAGCTGGGGCTCTGACTTTACCCTTTAAGATCGAGCTCACATTCTCTCTTGGTTTGTTTCCAGATCTATTGAGCTTCTTCTCGAGTTGCAGCTTGTTGATACGTTCCTTAACGTATGCCTCAAAGCTAGCCATTGGTGTGTCCTTATACTTGACAAGCCAGGGATGTTCAAGTAAATCTTGGTAGCTAGGTCTTAAATCGGGATTCTTATTCAAGCAAGATTGCACAAATTGTTGAGCTTCTTTGCTGAACAAATTTGCATCTAATTTAGGtggttcaccatcaaccaTTGCACTCAATTGTGAGAAAATGTTTTCGTAAGTCTCAGCCGGGTAGGGATAATTACCCTTGGCTATTTCTAAGATGGTCAATCCTAAGGACCAAATATCCGATTGCACTGAATAAGTATTGTCATCAGGATTCATAGTCTTGATTCTCTCTGGAGCCATATAACTTTGACAACCGATATTGGTTTTGGCGAGTGATGAAACTAAATTACCACTGACACCAAAATCGCAAAGCTTCACCTTCCCATTAGAGTTCACCAAAATGTTTGTGGGCTTCACGTCTCTATGAATAATGTTGTGATTATCCTTTAATTCTTTCAATCCTCTAATGATACACTCCGAAATATATGCCAAATGACTTTCATCTTTAATGCCCACGTCTTTCTCGTAAACCTTATCCAAAGATTCACCGTCCATATTCTCAATGCACATATAAACAGCACCTTCGACGAAGAAGGCTCCATAAAAATCCACAATGTATGGAGAATGACACTTGTGGAGAACTTCTAATTCCATTAAAATCTGGGTGAATTTAGATTCATCAAGCTCTAACCGAACTTCTTTCATGGCCATTAATACACCAGTGGGCTTATGTAGAACCTTCGACACAGTACCATAATTACCTCTTCCCAACTCTTCGATGAACTGCAATTGATCTAAAGATATACGGAAGGAAGTCCCAGAAGAGAAGTCGATACCTGTAGAATTTAAAGATGCTTTCCCCGTGAACTTTAAAGAACCCGATTTTATGTCAATATACTTGGAGTAATTGGCAAAAAGCCCTTGCAATTGTGGTTGTCTAGGCTCATTGTTCTGGTTGGCAATAGTGTTATCATTGCTCTTAGTTTCATTACTGTCATTAGGGTTATTGTCGTTACTATTAGGTCTGGATGAAGTCCGAGAAGAGTCTTCagacaaattcaacttgaagttcggtttcttctttctttctgATAGTCTTCGAGATATCTCCCCAGATGATTTTGGACCAGATCTATCTTCATTCAACATCACAGGTGGACTTAAAGTATCTGGAGATCTGTCGGGGGTTCTATCGTTGATATTCATTTTCAAGCCTCCTCGTCTTTGAGACAACGAAGGTTTGAGACCAGATTCGAGCATATCTTTGGCAGCGTTCAAGCCcatatttgcaaccaatcCTGGGCCCTCAGTTGCATCATTAGTGGATAGAGATCTCAATTGTTGAGAAGGTAAGGGAGGAATTGGAGGTAGGCTCTTTTCGATCGGTTTAATACTTGGATCCGATTTGATAAAGTCTTCGTCCATATTGGTATTCAACTTCCCTGAACGCTTCTGTTGAAAAGCCATGATTCTGGCTTGAATATCGCTGTTTAATTGCGAGTGGCTTGGAGTGATCATAGGGCTGGTAGGAGTATTCACTAGGGAATGTGACTGAGTTGGTGTGATGGCCTTGGGAGAGACCtccttggagttggagcCCAGTGAAGAGGACGAGGTTGAAGCGGTCCGAATGGCCAACCCGCTTAACTGTTTGGATAAGTCGTTGGAATTgtagttggagttggagttggacaTCATGTAGTGATGGTTTTAAAAATACAGAAAAATGCAATGAGTATCTTTACAATGGGAATTAAAATAAGGAACGAACACTCTTGAAAAGCATGTAATCACCTGAGTCTTCTTTACAAAAAAACCGGTATGAAATTGATAAGACCAACTTTGAAAGGGGTGCAACAGTTGATTACTCAACACAAAAAAAGGTGCCGGACTAACACTAAAACAATGTATCAGTTTAAAAGGAGTGCTATCACCGACTCTCTTAGCTATTGATCGCAAAGCTAGTTGTAGAAGGCAAAAAATAGGCAAGGATCTGGTATGCCGATGTAACTCAGTGAGTAATCACAGCAAGTTTGACTTGATATGCAACAAGGAGGAAAAGGTGGAGGAGTCAAGGAAACTGTCGATGTCAGATGAACAGCAAAGATATCACGAACGCCTTGGATTGATCAATACCAAATATTCAGGTAATGAATGGATAAATCAAAAGGATCAATAGCAATGTATCaatcaaacaaaagatATTTTCTACGAATTCGACCCTAATATCTCACAAATGTTCCCAAATACCACAATTAAGTTTTCTGAGCAATTCCggtttcaacaatgaaaaCAAAAGCTCTTGTTAGGGTACCTAACCTTGTGCACGACTGAACTCGGACAATATTAATGAGATTACGATAGTACTGGTTAAGAGGCTTTTATAAACAGGTTTAAACGGTGGGGGTGTATAAGGGCTCTTCGCTTTGGTATCGAGTCGTGCTCTGGTACCCTCCTTGGTCAAAACGAGATATTTTTGGTTCTCTAATTTTAGATAATAAGCTGTTATTTTTGACACATCCTGAAACCACAAAGCACTAATTTCAGTTCGTACCCTTATTTTGGACATAGACATTTCTTTTGCCCTTTGTTGATTATTGTTGGGTATTCAGGAGTGTTGAGAATTGTTTATAAAATTACTTGGTTTTCAGGTACACGCCACTAAGTACAATTCGAAGGAACACGCCTGTATATCTCAACAATAGAAACTATTTGCCCGGGCCGGGTCAGGTGACCGGAGGTGTGGTAGTTGGAGTTCTGGTTGTTAAGAAGTGGTTTTATAGTCAATCATATATTGGCTGCAAGCTGCTTTACAGTGTCTATATCTCTTCTATATTACCTTAATCTCTGATTCtggttttgttggtgaccTGCACGCTTCTACTTTTCTTTTTGATTCAGGTAACTTGCAGCCTTTTTAAATTCTGTCAAAGTCGCGAAAACCATAAATTATTTCTGTAATGAAACATGATTCTATTCGTATTCAGGTAAATAATTATGATTCATACCAGAGTTTACCTCTGTGCCTCGATAGTTTGGAGCTACAGGTAGCACAAGTACCGGTGATACGCGTATATGGTGCCTTAGTGTTTATTCACAATTCGGTAAAGTATGGGTACAACGCGTTGCTCCATATCCATAACGTATATCCGTATGTATACGTGTCATGTGACTATGAGTTCGTGAAGTCCCTTCCAGAAATTACCCACTTGGGTCATGTGACATCATATCTTGAGGCGTTCATGGCCGCTTCGGCgtggcagaagaagaaacaaccAGAGGAGGAAGATGAGCAGCAGTCGAATGAACTCGATATTACCCAACTCAAATCAGGAAAAAGACGGTTCATAGCCAAAGTATCGCTATGTAAAGGGGTTCCCATATACGGGTATAGAGTGGGATACAGGCTATTTTACAAGATCAACTTTCTTTCTCCCTTGTACAAAGCTCGTTTTACCAATTTGTTTAATGGCAAACAAGTGGATATGAAGCaattttccaaatccaagtttAAGTTTGAGATATACGAAAGTCATATTCCTTACTTGTCTCAGTTTCTATCCGATTATAACTTATTCAGTTGTAATTGGCTtaacttcaaaaattgTTATTACCGGTATCCTGTCATATCCGTCAATAGCTATATGGATTCCAAACAGCTTTCGATATTGAAACAGTATCTACTGAAACGAATAAGAAATAACGTGCTTCATACACGGTTTGAAAGAGTCGGAAAGTcggtgttggagttggataTCAAATCGAGCCACATCTTGAATCGTGATTCACTCGTGGAACAGCAGTATAATATGGACTTTAGCCAATTCAACAGAGAGCCAAAGAATATTGGCTTGAGCTCAGtagacttgttgatcaaggaaATTAAGTTTCAAGCTGATATTTGTGGTGTGagctttgatttcaacagtGATATAATGGGTACAAACGTGGATGACTCTACTACTATATGGCCCAATGACGTTCAGCTACGAGAATTATTAGATTACTCAATCACATTAACTGGGAAGAtaaagaacaagaacttcaaagactACGATAATGCGTACTTTAGAAGCTTCAACCACATATTGGAAAAGTATCCCACCGCCTTCAAATTAGTAGACGTCGAGAAGTCTTATATGAACCTGAATGTATTAGTCAATGACTTGTACATGTATAATGATATCAACGAGCTATTCATTGCTCAAGATTCACTGTTCCATGAAGATATAAGCTTTGTTGGATCTACACTTAAGGATTCGTACTTTGACAATTATGCCAAGAATGATAACGAAGACCCCAGCAGTGAGGTTGAAAGAGATATTGAGGCTGAAGATGATGGCCCAGTATGGCCTAGCGATTCCGATTTCACCTTGAGTGATATTGCGGAAAGTGCAATTAACGATAGTCAGATGTTTCTTGAGCTTACACAACAACAAGGTCATACTCAGACCCCATTAACTAATGAAGGACAGGAACCAACCTTATCAACGCGAGATGTTCTCAGGGAATTTGGTGAATTGGGTGTGGTGAAAATCAACTATGATACTCCTTATTATGATGATTACAGGGATACACCAGAAAAGCCTTTGgtcttctccaacaagaaaatcaaggtGCCTGTGAAGGAACTCAACACACTTCCAAATTTATCTTTGGATTCGACAGAATTCTCAAGTCTTGTgaaacaacaagttggacatAGTAGCATGAAGCTCCAAAGCTGGGAATATTATTCACAGCCTCCTCTGAAACGAGCTATTATCCAGTCCTATGAACATGAAGCGCTTGAGCTGAATAAGCGATCCAAATTTGTATCCCAACTAGAAGCTGGGGGTTCGAAGTCTAacgacttcaagttcagTCTGAATGATACCATTGACAAACGTCCagatgattttgttgagctAACTAACTTTCTTATGGAAGTTCATGTTaacacttcttcaaccaaacTACCAAATCCACAGACAGATGAAATTTCGGTGATATTTTACAAGTTTATTGATCTGAATGCAATGGTTCCATCCCCAATTTTAAAATCTGGAATTCTTATCAATAAAAAATCTTTTCCTGATATACTGAAGTTAAACTTAGTTGGCCTAAGACGGATTTTAGGTGATATCCAATTTCTAATCTTTGATAACGAACTGAGTGCTGTTTCtaagttgttggaagtaGTCGAGTATTTTGACCCTGATATTCTTTCTGGGTTTGAGATCAATTCAATGTCTTGGGGCTATTTAGTTGAGAgattccaaaagaagttgaacatcaGCTTGCTCTCCCAATTGAGCAGATCCAAGATAAACAATACCGGAAAATTCGGTGATCGATGGGGATACACTCACACATCCAATATTcgaattgttggaagatATACTTTGAATGTATGGAGAGTGCTTAGAAAAGACTTGGCTTTGAACAATTACACTTTTGAAAACTGCTGCTACAATATCTATCACCAAACACTTCCAAAGATTGAAAATCAGAGACTATCGCTGTTCTTGAAAGGtgaattcaaagaacaGCTTTTTGGCTTCTCCTATTATGTTAACAAATTAAACATTGTTGAGTATTTCATCAGTTCCCTTGACATCATAGATAAGAATGTTGAACTTTCAAGATTAGTTggcattgatttcaattcAAACTTCTACAGAGGGTCTCAATTCAAGGTTGAATCTATTTTATCTCGATTAGCAAAAGCGgaaaacttcttgttaaATTCTCCTTCCAAAGAACATGTTCACCAAATGAAACCTTTAGAACAGATTCCATTGATTATGGAACCAAACTCCGGTTTCTACAAATCCCCCTTGTTAGTATTAGACTTTCAATCATTGTACCCATCAATTGTGATTGCCTATAACCTATGTTATTCTACATTTTTGTGTCGGCTTCACGGTTTCAAACCAAGTAAGAATCCCATTGGATACTTGAATCACATGAACCTCTCACCTATGATTATTGATCTTCTACATAAGAACGACTGTTTGACAGTGACTTCCAATGGACTAGTTTTTGTGAAGAGCAAGATAAGGAAATCAATTCTAGCCAAGATGTTACAAGAGATCCTCACGCTTCGGATTAACATCAAGtc is from Yamadazyma tenuis chromosome 6, complete sequence and encodes:
- the wis1 gene encoding MAP kinase kinase Wis1 (EggNog:ENOG503NUU7; COG:T), whose translation is MMSNSNSNYNSNDLSKQLSGLAIRTASTSSSSSGSNSKEVSPKAITPTQSHSLVNTPTSPMITPSHSQLNSDIQARIMAFQQKRSGKLNTNMDEDFIKSDPSIKPIEKSLPPIPPLPSQQLRSLSTNDATEGPGLVANMGLNAAKDMLESGLKPSLSQRRGGLKMNINDRTPDRSPDTLSPPVMLNEDRSGPKSSGEISRRLSERKKKPNFKLNLSEDSSRTSSRPNSNDNNPNDSNETKSNDNTIANQNNEPRQPQLQGLFANYSKYIDIKSGSLKFTGKASLNSTGIDFSSGTSFRISLDQLQFIEELGRGNYGTVSKVLHKPTGVLMAMKEVRLELDESKFTQILMELEVLHKCHSPYIVDFYGAFFVEGAVYMCIENMDGESLDKVYEKDVGIKDESHLAYISECIIRGLKELKDNHNIIHRDVKPTNILVNSNGKVKLCDFGVSGNLVSSLAKTNIGCQSYMAPERIKTMNPDDNTYSVQSDIWSLGLTILEIAKGNYPYPAETYENIFSQLSAMVDGEPPKLDANLFSKEAQQFVQSCLNKNPDLRPSYQDLLEHPWLVKYKDTPMASFEAYVKERINKSQLEKKLNRSGNKPRENVSSILKGKVRAPALHRGGLFTNNRSFVNR
- the ARC35 gene encoding Arp complex subunit (BUSCO:EOG09263EQZ; COG:Z; EggNog:ENOG503NV59) — encoded protein: MLQIESSNLLLEKTIRECLSTEIESLKGIQRTFTDFDFTTYQVSNSTAKHLVVVSIYVKCWSDLVNYGVEEYLEAKYAKFNKVLQKIETEAGYDFSFVLDLSVAQKEDVEFKEELVSELANLKRNSIAAPFEKAFSRYDELAETYANSNVYSEEVKQELENESILTINYRGLDESIYIKPSFDRVTVIFSTIFKDETDKIFGRVFLQEFVDARRRTVQTAPQVLYSHIEPPLDIRNVIQGRADDNKGYVTFVLFPRHLVKGDRRQNCISHIQFFRNYFHYHIKCAKAYMHSRMRFRVKEFLKVLNRAKPENVDDEGKLIENRKTASGRRFEVGRG
- the REV3 gene encoding DNA polymerase zeta (EggNog:ENOG503NW07; COG:L; BUSCO:EOG092602FH), with amino-acid sequence MKHDSIRIQVNNYDSYQSLPSCLDSLELQVAQVPVIRVYGALVFIHNSVKYGYNALLHIHNVYPYVYVSCDYEFVKSLPEITHLGHVTSYLEAFMAASAWQKKKQPEEEDEQQSNELDITQLKSGKRRFIAKVSLCKGVPIYGYRVGYRLFYKINFLSPLYKARFTNLFNGKQVDMKQFSKSKFKFEIYESHIPYLSQFLSDYNLFSCNWLNFKNCYYRYPVISVNSYMDSKQLSILKQYLSKRIRNNVLHTRFERVGKSVLELDIKSSHILNRDSLVEQQYNMDFSQFNREPKNIGLSSVDLLIKEIKFQADICGVSFDFNSDIMGTNVDDSTTIWPNDVQLRELLDYSITLTGKIKNKNFKDYDNAYFRSFNHILEKYPTAFKLVDVEKSYMNSNVLVNDLYMYNDINELFIAQDSSFHEDISFVGSTLKDSYFDNYAKNDNEDPSSEVERDIEAEDDGPVWPSDSDFTLSDIAESAINDSQMFLELTQQQGHTQTPLTNEGQEPTLSTRDVLREFGELGVVKINYDTPYYDDYRDTPEKPLVFSNKKIKVPVKELNTLPNLSLDSTEFSSLVKQQVGHSSMKLQSWEYYSQPPSKRAIIQSYEHEALESNKRSKFVSQLEAGGSKSNDFKFSSNDTIDKRPDDFVELTNFLMEVHVNTSSTKLPNPQTDEISVIFYKFIDSNAMVPSPILKSGILINKKSFPDISKLNLVGLRRILGDIQFLIFDNESSAVSKLLEVVEYFDPDILSGFEINSMSWGYLVERFQKKLNISLLSQLSRSKINNTGKFGDRWGYTHTSNIRIVGRYTLNVWRVLRKDLALNNYTFENCCYNIYHQTLPKIENQRLSSFLKGEFKEQLFGFSYYVNKLNIVEYFISSLDIIDKNVELSRLVGIDFNSNFYRGSQFKVESILSRLAKAENFLLNSPSKEHVHQMKPLEQIPLIMEPNSGFYKSPLLVLDFQSLYPSIVIAYNLCYSTFLCRLHGFKPSKNPIGYLNHMNLSPMIIDLLHKNDCLTVTSNGLVFVKSKIRKSILAKMLQEILTLRINIKSFLQLINQDENPQMVKVFNSRQTALKLIANVTYGYASASFSGRMPNSDVADAIVATGREILTASIDIIEKSEFGCKVVYGDTDSLFVYLPGKSRDDAFEIGETLAKTVSAAFPNPVKLKFEKVYHPSILLSKKRYVGYSYELKDQLKPKFDAKGIETIRRDGIPAQQKIVERALKILFDTSNLSSVKKYVSEEFRKILSNKVIIKDFCFSKEVRYGTYKNEAYLPPGAIVARRNIENDERSEPQYRERIPYIVYRDPTKQRLKDRCVSPEEFIERLNTSEPMQLDYEYYILKVLIPPLERVFNLMGVDLQQWYKELSKPDNDIQSTSSGITNSTNYREKF